The proteins below are encoded in one region of Pseudonocardia sp. DSM 110487:
- a CDS encoding transglycosylase domain-containing protein yields MRRTGLPVQRSRRDTHPSRVAWWQPPKPQRNRPQRAGAPGQAGEDTARHRAPDATDVLPVVDAPARASRSSPSARRVRLLRRAVLATAAAIVLGPVVAFVTGYLLFSVPNPDDAVNNQVAEVSFADGSPLTRLVPEEGNRTKVPLDQVPMHVRHAVLSAEDRSFYSNPGFDLTGIMRAAWNQLRGGEGGGSTITQQFVKKALVGDEQTLWRKYKEVILAVKISQERTKDEILSDYLNTIYFGRGAYGIQSAAQAYFDRGVQDLAPAEGALLAGLIQSPSRWDPAVSPERAVERWTFVLDGMVSQGWLTPADRAAAHFPQTDARRSLARGVPTDSRGHIVSAVTAELEDLGFTEQDVAQEGLRITTTVDPRHQQQVVESAHDALDGQPVNLRSAVVAIDPRTGGVLAYYGGDNGLGLDYAQVRKLAGSTFKPFVVLAGLMRNPPVGLGEVFDGREIPGLRNAGGADCDECDLKQAMTVSNNVVFHALAKEVGPESVAAAARTAGITAPLDNATEGIALGNKEVSTLELASAYATIAAGGVWRQPHLVSSVVTADDRVLYQAATDGERRFPERVARNVVEAMLGVAEHDRLGLPRGRPVAAKTGTVQSRFEGENNDAWMAGFTPSLATAVWMGTDMNSPIRTARGRPIQGSSLPGDVWQDVMSDALAGSPVEDFPPFRPIGQPPSPLGPNEEPPPSSEPLPPPLEPPPGAAAGPPPDGPDVTPDDPERPGILGDPGVDHPTDDEDCSVTPCG; encoded by the coding sequence GTGCGCCGCACTGGGCTGCCGGTCCAGCGGTCGCGGCGGGACACCCACCCGTCGAGGGTCGCCTGGTGGCAACCGCCGAAACCGCAGCGCAACCGGCCGCAGCGCGCCGGGGCGCCGGGCCAGGCCGGGGAGGACACCGCCCGGCACCGCGCACCGGACGCCACGGACGTGCTGCCCGTCGTCGACGCGCCCGCCCGCGCGAGTCGGAGCTCGCCGAGCGCCCGCCGGGTCCGGCTCCTGCGGCGGGCGGTGCTCGCGACCGCGGCGGCGATCGTGCTGGGGCCGGTCGTCGCCTTCGTCACCGGCTATCTGCTCTTCTCGGTCCCCAACCCGGACGATGCGGTGAACAACCAGGTCGCGGAGGTCTCGTTCGCCGACGGGAGCCCGCTCACCCGCCTCGTGCCCGAGGAGGGCAACCGGACCAAGGTGCCGCTCGACCAGGTGCCGATGCACGTGCGCCACGCCGTCCTGTCAGCGGAGGACCGCTCGTTCTACTCCAACCCCGGCTTCGATCTCACCGGCATCATGCGGGCGGCCTGGAACCAGCTGCGCGGCGGCGAAGGCGGCGGCTCGACGATCACGCAGCAGTTCGTCAAGAAGGCGCTCGTCGGTGACGAGCAGACGCTGTGGCGCAAGTACAAGGAGGTCATCCTCGCGGTCAAGATCTCCCAGGAGCGCACGAAGGACGAGATCCTCTCCGACTACCTGAACACGATCTACTTCGGCCGCGGCGCCTACGGCATCCAGTCCGCCGCCCAGGCCTACTTCGACAGAGGGGTCCAGGACCTCGCCCCTGCCGAGGGCGCGCTGCTCGCCGGGCTGATCCAGTCGCCGTCCCGATGGGACCCCGCGGTGAGCCCCGAGCGAGCCGTCGAGCGGTGGACCTTCGTGCTCGACGGGATGGTCTCGCAGGGCTGGCTCACCCCCGCCGACCGCGCGGCCGCCCACTTCCCGCAGACGGACGCGCGCCGCTCGCTCGCCCGCGGCGTGCCGACCGACAGCCGCGGCCACATCGTCAGCGCCGTGACCGCCGAGCTGGAGGACCTCGGGTTCACCGAGCAGGACGTCGCCCAGGAGGGCCTGCGGATCACCACGACGGTGGATCCGCGCCACCAGCAGCAGGTGGTCGAGTCCGCCCACGACGCGCTCGACGGGCAACCGGTGAACCTGCGCAGCGCGGTGGTGGCGATCGATCCGCGCACCGGGGGCGTGCTCGCCTACTACGGCGGCGACAACGGGCTGGGCCTGGACTACGCGCAGGTACGCAAGCTCGCCGGGTCGACGTTCAAGCCGTTCGTGGTGCTCGCGGGGCTGATGCGCAACCCACCGGTCGGCCTCGGCGAGGTCTTCGACGGCCGGGAGATACCCGGCCTGCGCAACGCGGGCGGCGCCGACTGCGACGAGTGCGACCTCAAACAGGCCATGACGGTGTCCAACAACGTCGTCTTCCACGCCCTCGCCAAGGAGGTCGGGCCCGAGTCCGTCGCCGCGGCGGCCCGCACCGCCGGGATCACCGCACCCCTCGACAACGCGACCGAGGGCATCGCGCTCGGCAACAAGGAGGTGTCGACGCTCGAGCTGGCCTCGGCGTACGCGACGATCGCGGCCGGCGGGGTCTGGCGCCAGCCGCACCTCGTGTCGTCCGTCGTCACCGCCGACGACCGGGTGCTCTACCAGGCCGCCACCGACGGCGAGCGGCGCTTCCCGGAGCGGGTGGCGCGCAACGTGGTCGAGGCCATGCTCGGAGTCGCCGAGCACGACCGGCTGGGCCTGCCGCGGGGGCGCCCCGTTGCGGCGAAGACCGGCACCGTCCAGTCCCGGTTCGAGGGCGAGAACAACGATGCGTGGATGGCGGGTTTCACGCCGTCGCTCGCCACCGCGGTGTGGATGGGCACCGACATGAACTCACCCATCCGCACCGCACGCGGCCGCCCGATCCAGGGCAGCAGCCTGCCGGGCGACGTGTGGCAGGACGTCATGTCCGATGCACTCGCCGGCTCCCCGGTCGAGGACTTCCCGCCGTTCCGGCCCATCGGCCAACCTCCGTCACCGCTGGGCCCGAACGAGGAGCCGCCACCCTCGTCCGAGCCGCTGCCCCCGCCGCTGGAACCGCCCCCAGGCGCTGCGGCCGGGCCGCCGCCGGACGGGCCCGACGTCACTCCCGACGATCCCGAGCGGCCGGGGATCCTCGGGGACCCTGGCGTGGACCACCCCACCGACGACGAGGACTGTTCCGTGACTCCTTGCGGATGA
- the thrS gene encoding threonine--tRNA ligase, whose product MSAPASRPASAPVRVPAGTTAGAAIREVGLPTTGPTAVVVVRDAGGQLRDLAWAPESDVEVEAVGADTDEGRSVIRHSAAHVLAQAVQQLRPEAKLGIGPPITDGFYYDFDVEQPFTPDDLSKLESAMKKIIKAGQRFSRRRFDSRDDARKELAEEPYKLELIDLKGAPEDDVVEVDASGELTIYDNVHAHTGETVWSDLCRGPHVPTTRFIPAFKLMRTAAAYWRGNEKNPQLQRIYGTAWESQEALDAHLERLAEAERRDHRRLGAELDLFSFPDEIGSGLPVFHPKGGVIRKELEDYSRRRHEEAGYEFVNTPHITKGQLFETSGHLSWYREGMYPGMHLDEERAADGTVRKPGQDYYLKPMNCPMHNLIFQARGRSYRELPLRMFEFGSVYRYEKSGVVHGLTRARGFTQDDAHIYCTEEQMQGEIRSLLQFVLDLLRDYGMDDFYLELSTRNPEKSIGNDEDWERATDALRTAAEASGLDLVLDPGGAAFYAPKISVQAKDAIGRSWQLSTIQVDLMLPDRFELEYTAADGSRKRPVMIHRALFGSIERFFGVLTEHYAGAFPAWLAPVQVVAIPVTDEQVPYVEDVARQLKSHGIRVEVDASDDRMQKKIRTHTMQKVPFLLLVGGRDAEAGAVSFRFRDGTQLNGIPTADAVATVADWIRSRTNVSPNADVFAAAP is encoded by the coding sequence GTGTCCGCGCCCGCATCCCGTCCCGCGTCCGCCCCTGTCCGGGTGCCGGCCGGGACGACGGCCGGCGCCGCGATACGGGAGGTGGGCCTCCCCACCACCGGGCCCACCGCCGTTGTCGTCGTGCGCGACGCGGGCGGGCAGCTGCGCGACCTCGCATGGGCGCCGGAGTCCGACGTGGAGGTGGAGGCGGTCGGCGCCGACACCGACGAGGGGCGCAGCGTCATCCGGCACTCGGCCGCGCACGTGCTCGCGCAGGCCGTGCAGCAGCTGCGCCCGGAGGCGAAGCTGGGCATCGGCCCGCCCATCACCGACGGCTTCTACTACGACTTCGACGTCGAGCAGCCGTTCACCCCCGACGACCTGAGCAAGCTCGAGTCGGCCATGAAGAAGATCATCAAGGCCGGCCAGCGGTTCTCCCGCCGCCGCTTCGACTCGCGCGACGATGCCCGCAAGGAGCTCGCCGAGGAGCCGTACAAGCTGGAGCTGATCGACCTCAAGGGCGCTCCGGAGGATGACGTCGTCGAGGTCGACGCGTCCGGCGAGCTCACGATCTACGACAACGTGCACGCCCACACCGGGGAGACCGTCTGGTCCGATCTGTGCCGGGGCCCGCACGTGCCCACCACCCGGTTCATCCCGGCGTTCAAGCTGATGCGCACCGCTGCGGCGTACTGGCGCGGGAACGAGAAGAACCCGCAGCTGCAGCGCATCTACGGCACCGCGTGGGAGAGCCAGGAGGCCCTCGACGCGCACCTGGAGCGGCTGGCGGAGGCCGAGCGCCGCGACCACCGCCGCCTGGGTGCGGAGCTGGACCTGTTCTCCTTCCCCGACGAGATCGGGTCGGGCCTGCCGGTGTTCCACCCCAAGGGCGGGGTGATCCGCAAGGAGCTGGAGGACTACTCGCGGCGGCGCCACGAGGAGGCGGGCTACGAGTTCGTCAACACCCCGCACATCACCAAGGGGCAGCTGTTCGAGACCTCGGGGCACCTGTCCTGGTACCGCGAGGGCATGTACCCGGGGATGCACCTCGACGAGGAGCGGGCGGCCGACGGCACCGTGCGCAAGCCCGGCCAGGACTACTACCTGAAGCCGATGAACTGCCCGATGCACAACCTGATCTTCCAGGCGCGTGGGCGGTCCTACCGCGAGCTGCCGCTGCGCATGTTCGAGTTCGGCAGCGTGTACCGGTACGAGAAGTCGGGCGTGGTGCACGGGCTCACCCGGGCACGCGGGTTCACCCAGGACGACGCCCACATCTACTGCACCGAGGAGCAGATGCAGGGCGAGATCCGCTCGCTGCTGCAGTTCGTGCTCGACCTGCTGCGCGACTACGGCATGGATGACTTCTACCTCGAGCTCTCGACGAGGAACCCGGAGAAGTCGATCGGCAACGACGAGGACTGGGAGCGTGCTACCGACGCCCTGCGCACGGCCGCCGAGGCCAGCGGGCTGGACCTGGTGCTCGACCCCGGCGGCGCCGCCTTCTACGCACCGAAGATCAGCGTTCAGGCGAAGGACGCGATCGGACGCAGCTGGCAGCTGTCCACCATCCAGGTCGACCTGATGCTGCCGGACCGGTTCGAGCTCGAGTACACCGCGGCGGACGGGTCGCGGAAGCGGCCGGTCATGATCCACCGGGCGCTGTTCGGCTCCATCGAGCGGTTCTTCGGCGTGCTCACCGAGCACTACGCGGGCGCGTTCCCGGCATGGCTCGCCCCGGTACAGGTGGTGGCCATCCCGGTCACCGACGAGCAGGTGCCCTACGTCGAGGACGTCGCCCGGCAGCTGAAGTCCCACGGGATCCGGGTCGAGGTGGACGCGAGCGACGACCGGATGCAGAAGAAGATCCGCACCCACACGATGCAGAAGGTGCCGTTCCTGCTGCTCGTCGGCGGGCGCGACGCCGAGGCGGGGGCGGTGAGCTTCCGGTTCCGCGACGGCACCCAGCTCAACGGGATCCCGACGGCTGACGCCGTCGCGACCGTGGCCGACTGGATCCGCAGCCGCACGAACGTCTCGCCGAACGCGGACGTCTTCGCCGCAGCACCCTGA
- a CDS encoding HIT domain-containing protein: MSEAGEPAYEARDGIGTPDGFRRLWTPHRLAYIKEAGAEGCPFCRIPKLSDEEGLVVARGDTVYAVLNLHPYNPGHLMVLPYRHVAELEDLEPAEASELMTFTQAAVRAMKRVAAPHAFNVGLNLGTVAGGSLAEHLHQHVVPRWGGDANFIAVIGQTKVIPQLLSETRSLLAEAWPARGAAADRPSGEQQ; encoded by the coding sequence ATGAGTGAGGCGGGCGAGCCGGCGTACGAGGCGCGGGACGGCATCGGCACGCCCGACGGGTTCCGCAGGCTCTGGACCCCGCACCGGCTGGCCTACATCAAGGAGGCCGGTGCGGAGGGCTGCCCGTTCTGCCGCATCCCCAAGCTGTCCGACGAGGAGGGGCTCGTCGTGGCCCGCGGCGACACCGTGTACGCGGTGCTGAACCTGCACCCGTACAACCCGGGGCACCTGATGGTGCTGCCGTACCGGCACGTCGCGGAGCTGGAGGACCTCGAGCCTGCCGAGGCGAGCGAGCTCATGACGTTCACGCAGGCCGCGGTGCGCGCCATGAAACGGGTGGCGGCACCGCACGCGTTCAACGTCGGTCTCAACCTGGGCACGGTCGCGGGCGGCTCGCTCGCCGAGCACCTGCACCAGCACGTCGTGCCGCGCTGGGGCGGTGACGCCAACTTCATCGCCGTGATCGGGCAGACGAAGGTGATCCCGCAGCTGCTGTCGGAGACCCGGTCATTGCTGGCTGAGGCCTGGCCCGCGCGCGGCGCGGCTGCGGATCGGCCATCGGGGGAGCAGCAGTAG
- the pgsA gene encoding phosphatidylinositol phosphate synthase — MLNVFARVQVNRVTEPVGRWLVARGIAPDVVTVVGTVGSVAAALWFLPRDELFVGAVVVTLFVLLDLVDGAMARARGYSTPFGAVLDSTCDRVADGALFAGLTWWCLGAGEERVLGVAALLCLVSGQLVSYIKARAEGAGLSADGGLVERAERLIIALVGTGLHGLGVPYALHVALWLLSAASVWTVGQRIVAVYRSARDAEAGPVPPDQAASP; from the coding sequence ATGCTCAACGTCTTCGCCCGCGTGCAGGTCAACCGCGTGACCGAGCCCGTCGGCCGTTGGCTGGTCGCGCGGGGGATCGCGCCCGACGTGGTCACGGTGGTCGGCACGGTCGGCTCGGTGGCCGCTGCGCTGTGGTTCCTCCCGCGGGACGAGCTGTTCGTCGGCGCCGTCGTGGTCACGCTGTTCGTGCTGCTCGACCTCGTCGACGGCGCCATGGCCCGTGCCCGCGGCTACAGCACACCGTTCGGCGCCGTGCTCGACTCCACGTGCGACCGCGTCGCCGACGGCGCCCTCTTCGCCGGGCTCACCTGGTGGTGCCTCGGCGCGGGGGAGGAGCGGGTCCTCGGCGTGGCCGCGCTGCTGTGCCTCGTGTCCGGCCAGCTCGTGTCCTACATCAAGGCGCGGGCCGAGGGGGCGGGGCTGTCGGCCGACGGCGGCCTCGTCGAGCGCGCGGAGCGGCTCATCATCGCGCTGGTCGGCACCGGGCTGCACGGGCTCGGCGTGCCGTACGCGCTGCACGTCGCGCTGTGGCTGCTCTCGGCGGCGTCGGTGTGGACCGTCGGGCAGCGGATCGTTGCGGTCTACCGCAGCGCCCGGGACGCGGAGGCCGGTCCCGTCCCACCCGACCAGGCCGCGAGCCCATGA
- a CDS encoding phosphatidylinositol mannoside acyltransferase, translating to MSEKLADMRYALAWRLAGILPAGVTARGFRLAADLAALAGGGPAAGLRRNLARVVPQASPAELDALVRDGLRSYARYWCEMFRLRPGDAQAVHALMDRGMSGTEPFYAALREGRGVVFAVPHSGNWDAAGVWVVETLRRLGHEPVFTTMAQRLRPESLYRRFLAYREALGFEVVAAEAGITAHRALTRRLRAGGVVCLVADRDLTGSGIEVSFFDEPARFPAGPARLAALTGAVLMPAYPHFSPDGWVVPIADPVPVDRTPESVAKATQAIADAFAYLIARAPRDWHALQPLWTADMEKR from the coding sequence ATGAGCGAAAAGCTGGCCGACATGCGGTACGCGCTGGCGTGGCGGCTGGCGGGGATCCTCCCGGCCGGCGTCACCGCGCGCGGGTTCCGGCTCGCGGCCGACCTCGCGGCCCTGGCCGGCGGCGGGCCGGCCGCGGGGCTGCGCCGCAACCTCGCGCGCGTCGTGCCGCAGGCCTCGCCCGCCGAGCTGGATGCGCTGGTGCGCGACGGCCTGCGCAGCTACGCCCGGTACTGGTGCGAGATGTTCCGGCTGCGGCCGGGGGACGCCCAGGCCGTGCACGCCCTGATGGACCGCGGGATGAGCGGCACGGAGCCGTTCTACGCGGCACTGCGGGAGGGCCGCGGCGTGGTGTTCGCGGTGCCGCACAGCGGCAACTGGGACGCCGCGGGCGTCTGGGTGGTGGAGACGCTGCGCAGGCTCGGCCACGAGCCCGTGTTCACCACGATGGCGCAGCGGCTGCGCCCGGAGTCGCTCTACCGGCGGTTCCTCGCCTACCGGGAGGCGCTCGGGTTCGAGGTGGTGGCCGCCGAGGCCGGCATCACCGCCCACCGGGCTCTCACCCGGCGGCTGCGGGCCGGCGGCGTGGTGTGCCTCGTCGCCGACCGGGATCTCACGGGCTCCGGGATCGAGGTCTCGTTCTTCGATGAGCCCGCCCGGTTCCCGGCCGGGCCCGCGCGGCTCGCGGCCCTCACGGGTGCGGTGCTCATGCCGGCCTACCCGCACTTCAGCCCCGACGGCTGGGTGGTGCCGATCGCCGACCCGGTGCCGGTCGACCGAACGCCGGAGTCGGTGGCGAAGGCCACGCAGGCGATCGCCGACGCGTTCGCCTACCTCATCGCGCGGGCGCCGCGGGACTGGCATGCGCTGCAGCCGCTGTGGACCGCCGACATGGAGAAGCGGTGA